A stretch of Geomonas oryzisoli DNA encodes these proteins:
- a CDS encoding cytochrome c3 family protein yields MSSYKHLIVAALSIGAISVSSPAALQCAPVPDSITLNPNGKLFSPFTFNHAKHIQSIKECADCHHHTTGTLVLDPNCARCHQNSSPTAVVSCKGCHSATPFSPETLAAKRADKQRYHLDKMGLKGAMHQNCIGCHTKVGNGPTGCQDCHPRTQQGAAFYSTNRKGAKPAHAEEE; encoded by the coding sequence ATGTCCTCTTACAAACATCTTATAGTTGCCGCGCTTTCCATAGGCGCCATATCGGTGTCCTCCCCTGCTGCGCTGCAGTGCGCACCGGTGCCGGACTCCATCACCTTGAACCCGAACGGCAAGCTGTTCAGCCCGTTCACCTTCAACCACGCCAAGCACATCCAGTCAATCAAGGAGTGCGCCGACTGCCACCACCACACCACCGGCACCCTGGTACTTGATCCCAACTGCGCCCGCTGCCACCAGAACTCGAGCCCGACCGCCGTCGTCTCCTGCAAGGGATGCCACTCGGCCACCCCGTTCTCACCGGAGACCCTGGCCGCCAAGCGCGCCGACAAGCAGCGCTACCACCTGGACAAGATGGGGCTCAAGGGGGCCATGCACCAAAACTGCATCGGCTGCCATACCAAGGTGGGCAACGGCCCGACCGGGTGCCAGGACTGCCATCCGCGCACTCAGCAAGGCGCAGCCTTCTACAGCACGAACCGCAAGGGAGCCAAACCCGCCCATGCAGAAGAGGAATGA
- a CDS encoding 4Fe-4S dicluster domain-containing protein produces the protein MKRRNFLKACLIGGTTIALGKTNKGWASGSFEGYPEAMGVLVDTTRCIGCRSCEAACNKEQKLPEPDTSFDDPSVFEHERRPTSKAYTVVNRYQKEQPSGPVYRKVQCNHCNEPACLTSCFVNAYTKTQEGAVIYNSKVCVGCRNCMIACPFNVPGYDYDSATNPIVKKCILCYDTRLKYGKPPACVEICPQEALTFGHRADLIKLAHERIRATPERYVDHVYGEKEVGGTSWLYLAPVGFDKLGFDTTLSNDPIISNVKDFLGMVPMVLSIWPALFSGIHLLCKHEEQDGHGHDTDSNQEDTKP, from the coding sequence ATGAAACGAAGAAACTTCCTGAAGGCGTGCCTGATAGGCGGGACCACCATAGCGCTGGGCAAGACCAACAAGGGTTGGGCCAGCGGTTCCTTTGAGGGATACCCCGAAGCGATGGGCGTCCTGGTCGACACCACCCGCTGCATCGGCTGCCGCAGCTGCGAAGCTGCCTGCAACAAGGAACAGAAACTGCCGGAACCGGACACCTCTTTCGACGATCCGTCGGTGTTCGAACACGAACGGCGCCCTACCTCGAAGGCATACACGGTGGTGAACCGCTACCAGAAGGAGCAGCCGTCGGGCCCCGTGTACCGGAAGGTGCAGTGCAACCACTGCAACGAGCCCGCCTGTCTCACCTCCTGCTTCGTGAACGCCTATACGAAGACCCAGGAAGGGGCGGTCATTTACAACTCCAAGGTCTGCGTCGGCTGCCGCAACTGCATGATCGCCTGCCCGTTCAACGTGCCGGGCTACGACTACGACAGCGCGACCAACCCGATCGTCAAGAAGTGCATCCTGTGCTACGACACCAGGCTCAAGTACGGCAAGCCGCCGGCATGCGTCGAGATCTGTCCCCAGGAGGCGCTCACCTTCGGGCACCGCGCCGACCTGATCAAGCTGGCCCACGAGCGCATCCGCGCCACCCCCGAGCGCTACGTCGACCACGTCTACGGCGAAAAGGAGGTCGGCGGGACCAGTTGGCTCTACCTCGCACCGGTGGGGTTCGACAAGCTGGGCTTCGACACGACGCTCTCCAACGACCCGATCATCTCCAACGTGAAGGATTTCCTCGGCATGGTGCCGATGGTGCTTTCCATCTGGCCGGCGCTCTTCTCCGGCATCCACCTGCTGTGCAAGCACGAGGAGCAGGACGGGCATGGGCATGATACCGATTCCAACCAGGAGGATACCAAGCCATGA
- a CDS encoding response regulator, whose protein sequence is MQGLLIVDEDMDCRKQMAEMFIESGYNVIVTNSIESAVSGILKRTAQVVLLGTKFDEFSASEIIPLLKQCNRKLSIILIAAGTSLPLSRKLRSEGIFYHALKPVNAEDRAEIRQAVQCAFESLKLQMA, encoded by the coding sequence ATGCAAGGACTTCTCATCGTGGACGAAGACATGGACTGCAGAAAACAGATGGCCGAGATGTTCATAGAGTCCGGCTACAACGTGATCGTCACCAACTCCATAGAAAGCGCAGTTTCAGGGATCCTTAAAAGAACGGCTCAGGTGGTGCTCCTGGGGACCAAGTTCGACGAGTTTTCGGCCTCAGAGATCATCCCGCTGTTGAAACAATGCAACCGCAAGCTCTCCATCATTCTCATAGCGGCCGGCACCTCGCTGCCGCTCTCCAGGAAACTAAGGAGCGAGGGGATCTTCTACCATGCGCTCAAGCCGGTGAACGCAGAGGACCGAGCCGAGATCAGACAGGCAGTGCAGTGTGCCTTCGAAAGCCTCAAGTTGCAGATGGCGTAA